The genomic interval CTAAATGGAAATATCTTTTAATAAATGGTGTTGACTAATTCTACATATCTCATTGTTGTATCCAAATATATTCGGATCAAATTTTGAGGAGCTATCGACGAGCTTTGATGCGGTCTTACTGGAAGTTAGACATCGAGCGAAAATAGAGATGATTTAAATAACGATACTTCAACATTTTCCTATCATCGTAAGAGATTACTGGAAGGGATTTACGCGGCTCTCGAATGATAGAACGAAGAGGTAAACTtgataacataaaaaaaaattatgggagGTCATCCAGTGTActagtttttgagaaaatcaaatCGCATTTCCGTGAGCTCTGTTTTTATTGATATTTACAGCATTGGAATTACAGTTGGGTGCATGTGAGAATGTAGAACTCCGTTGATTTATGTTGTTTTGAACTTAAAGTGACTCTTTTCACGATCCATCCATCCGCGCTGGCTTGAGTCCAAGGCGATCTATGACGTACTGAGGCATGCAGTAAGTCGGGTTAACAGATTTGAGAGAAGAATCAGCGTCTAAAAGCGAAACTGCAGTGAGACCAAATAGTGTGTGGAAAGGATCTACCACGTCACCAGGCCGGTCACTGAATCCCCCAGTTTCCACATCCTGACAGGCCAGGATAAAATTGATCTAAGCAACGAAAAAGCGaataaatgatataataatcaaTCAGGAGAGAGACAAGAAATCTGAACCAACTGAAAAATAGTAGTTGGAAATATCTTACCAGTTCATTTTTGTCTATCCAATGAAGACGGCCCAAAATTGTGAGAGAAGATAAAACCCACCAAGAATAGCACACATCTGGTAATTTTTCAGGTCTACCATTGAGACCACCAGAAGGAAGTTGTCTCTCACAGAGCCACCAGCCCAGCTGATCCGCATCCACTTCATGGAGATGCCCTTAAAGAAGAACGATTAGGGACTGATCAAATAAGACATGCTTTATTGACATTCTGAGGCTTGGATACTTAAGAACATGGAACACATACCTGTTATCGACAAAAACGCAACACAGCAATATATTAAACCAGCATGACTCTCTGAGCCTGGTTTTGAGCCAAATCCACCATCAAAATTCATGCAACTCAAGATGTATTCGACAGCTTTGTCAACATCTATCGCGTCCAATCTGCCCTGAGAACAATATAACATAAAATGAGTAATACAGCTACTATTGATTATGTCACGCTAAACAATTATACACAATTACCAGCAATGACAGAGTTGCAACGGCACAGAATGAAAATCTATTGTCAAGTTCACCCCAAACATCTCCGGTAAAACTTCCGTCAGGCTGCTGTCTTTTCTGTACATATTCAACAATCTTTTCCGCATTAACGACATCTAGAGCATCATACATGCAGAGAATTTGTACAGCACTTAGGGTGTATAGTAAATGTGGATCATGATCAATACTAGCACTGATTCCACCACAGTCGTGCTGGCATTTTCCTATAAAATCAAGTACTGCACTTTTGTCCATACGATCCAACTGACCCATTAAATCCATTGCTGTGAGTCCCCAGAACATACCAGACATCCTGAGGTACTCTGTCATACAGAACTCCTGTCAAAACGGCAATTCCAGGAATGTAATTCGTATTCATTGAGTGACTGCTTCAACCTCAATTGTCCAGTACTTACGTAGTCGTCTTTGTTGTTACCGTACGAAGCGAGATAATTTCCATGTTTTTCGATAAGCAGTTTCGGGATTGTTGCCGGTAAAACAACGTCTTTCATTAACTTCGACTGTAAAAACATAAAGGTAAAGAACAGGTTAAGATATTGTTTGATTTCTGCTAGGTTTCTGCTACATTAACTTGTTGAAATGTTTGTACCATTTTATACACCAGTATTCCATTTATTGCAgcgaagaaattcaattaatttcttccaaattttctaTCTATCTTCACCATTTGagggaaaaacaattttacgGATAATTTGAGATCTGACGGTGTTTGATGTTGAGATTTGCTGCCATCTGGCGCACTCGAATCGGCGAGCAGCAACCAAAATTAAACAGTGTAACTGGAGAGATCTCTTCCCCGTGTCTACCGTCTGATTCACGTACGATTATTACAGATAAAATAGTGAACTCCGGAGCAATTTTGCCGTGTGGAAAAGTATTTGAAACCAGTAATACTAATACGATTATAAATGGCCACTTTGGAGGATAAATCTATTTGGGAAGATGGAGAGGTTTGTGAATTCTCTAATCGTCATATAGTTTAGAGGGTTATGTAGATCCGGATGACATGACAATTCCCAAAGTATTCTCAACGACAGGACTATCGAATATCGCAATAAGCGACCGAACGTCCCTAATCCGCATCTGCAGTCCAGTATCCTTTGTCTATCACAACCATTTCCCTTGTCTTACTGATATTGGATCACCATATAATGAATGGCGTTGAAGATGATGCTCTAAGCAGATGTTGCTAATCCCTAGACCGTTAGCCgtgaaacaaaattgaatcaattttgCTTATTTCTAATGACAGGAAACTTTGGGAGAAGACGTTCTGCGTATGTCAACAGATGAGATAGTGTCTCGTTCTCGTTTGTTGGATAACGAGATCAAAATAATGAAGAGCGACGTGATGCGTA from Athalia rosae chromosome 6, iyAthRosa1.1, whole genome shotgun sequence carries:
- the LOC105683145 gene encoding geranylgeranyl transferase type-2 subunit beta isoform X1, whose product is MSKLMKDVVLPATIPKLLIEKHGNYLASYGNNKDDYEFCMTEYLRMSGMFWGLTAMDLMGQLDRMDKSAVLDFIGKCQHDCGGISASIDHDPHLLYTLSAVQILCMYDALDVVNAEKIVEYVQKRQQPDGSFTGDVWGELDNRFSFCAVATLSLLGRLDAIDVDKAVEYILSCMNFDGGFGSKPGSESHAGLIYCCVAFLSITGHLHEVDADQLGWWLCERQLPSGGLNGRPEKLPDVCYSWWVLSSLTILGRLHWIDKNELINFILACQDVETGGFSDRPGDVVDPFHTLFGLTAVSLLDADSSLKSVNPTYCMPQYVIDRLGLKPARMDGS
- the LOC105683145 gene encoding geranylgeranyl transferase type-2 subunit beta isoform X2, coding for MSKLMKDVVLPATIPKLLIEKHGNYLASYGNNKDDYEFCMTEYLRMSGKCQHDCGGISASIDHDPHLLYTLSAVQILCMYDALDVVNAEKIVEYVQKRQQPDGSFTGDVWGELDNRFSFCAVATLSLLGRLDAIDVDKAVEYILSCMNFDGGFGSKPGSESHAGLIYCCVAFLSITGHLHEVDADQLGWWLCERQLPSGGLNGRPEKLPDVCYSWWVLSSLTILGRLHWIDKNELINFILACQDVETGGFSDRPGDVVDPFHTLFGLTAVSLLDADSSLKSVNPTYCMPQYVIDRLGLKPARMDGS